The following proteins are encoded in a genomic region of Glycine max cultivar Williams 82 chromosome 18, Glycine_max_v4.0, whole genome shotgun sequence:
- the LOC100305502 gene encoding small EDRK-rich factor 2, producing the protein MTRGNQRDRDRERAQARTGGKGKQKDDGLTPEQRRERDAKALQEKAAKKAAQDAGGNNAGGTKK; encoded by the exons ATGACTC GCGGTAACCAGAGGGATCGTGATCGCGAAAGGGCTCAGGCTAGAACCGGTGGTAAAGGCAAGCAGAAAGATGATGGGTTGACCCCTGAACAGCGCAGGGAAAG AGATGCGAAGGCGCTGCAGGAGAAGGCGGCAAAGAAAGCGGCACAGGATGCAGGAGGGAATAATGCAGGTGGAACCAAAAAATAG